One Ricinus communis isolate WT05 ecotype wild-type chromosome 7, ASM1957865v1, whole genome shotgun sequence genomic region harbors:
- the LOC8262871 gene encoding patatin-like protein 1 — protein MDLHTLSDEINPSIYGERITVLSIDGGGIRGIIPATILSFLESKLQELDGEHVRIADYFDVIAGTSTGGLIASMLTAPDENRRPLYKAKDIVPFYLKHCPQIFPQSWGIIMKIRSLMGPKYDGKYLRKLIRKILGNRRLHETVTRVVVPTFDIQLLQPVVFSTFEAEIDASKDALLSDICIGTSSAPTYFPAYYFQTKDSEGNYREFHLVDGGITANNPALLAMKPTGTVFPDPDTLPAQALHYGKYLVISLGTGTSKMHKKYSAKSAEKWGILSWIYKERQSPLLDAFRNAIDDMVELHMSLIFRSNKCEHNYLRIQDDTLSEESSSVDKATQKNLEELVKIGERILQKPVSRINLDIGILEPVENGGTNEEALIRFAKLLSEERRLRRQRIHKCQD, from the exons CTTGAGTTTCCTGGAATCCAAACTACag GAGCTGGATGGAGAACATGTTAGGATCGCGGATTACTTTGATGTGATAGCGGGAACTAGCACAGGAGGTCTAATAGCAAGCATGTTGACTGCTCCTGATGAGAACAGGCGTCCTCTATATAAAGCAAAAGATATAGTGCCATTCTATCTCAAGCATTGCCCACAGATATTCCCCCAGTCCTG GGggataataatgaaaataagatcCTTAATGGGGCCAAAGTATGATGGTAAGTATCTAAGAAAACTAATTCGAAAGATACTTGGGAATCGAAGGCTTCATGAGACTGTAACTCGTGTTGTCGTACCTACATTTGACATCCAATTACTTCAACCCGTTGTCTTCTCAACGTTTGAG GCAGAAATCGATGCTTCAAAAGATGCTTTGTTATCCGATATTTGTATCGGTACTTCCTCAGCTCCAACTTACTTTCCagcttattattttcaaactaAAGATTCTGAAGGAAACTACAGAGAATTCCACCTTGTTGATGGGGGCATTACTgcaaacaaccct gcATTGCTGGCCATGAAACCAACTGGAACAGTCTTTCCCGATCCGGACACCCTGCCAGCACAGGCTCTACATTATGGGAAATATTTGGTGATATCCCTGGGAACCGGAACTTCAAAGATGCACAAAAAATACAGTGCGAAATCAGCAGAGAAGTGGGGAATTCTAAGCTGGATTTACAAAGAAAGGCAGTCTCCATTACTTGATGCATTCAGAAATGCTATTGATGACATGGTTGAACTTCACATGTCCTTAATTTTCAGATCCAACAAATGTGAGCATAACTACCTTCGTATTCAG GATGATACATTAAGTGAGGAGAGTTCGTCGGTGGACAAAGCAACCCAAAAAAATTTAGAGGAACTTGTAAAGATCGGCGAAAGGATTCTGCAGAAACCTGTTTCAAGGATTAATCTAGACATCGGCATTCTTGAACCAGTTGAAAATGGAGGCACTAACGAAGAAGCCCTCATCAG ATTTGCAAAATTACTGTCAGAAGAGAGAAGACTCCGGAGGCAGAGAATTCATAAATGTCAAGATTAG